In Actinomadura luteofluorescens, the sequence TTCGAGCGTCGCCCTGCCGGGGCGTGCGACGAGCGTCACGCGGGGGCGGGCGTTGTCGGCCGCGAGGAGTTCGTCGATCTCGGCCGTCCCGACGGCGTCCCGCATGGCGGACACGATCCATTTCGGGTGGCTGTGGGCGATCGACAGGCGCGTCGTGGTGTCGGCGTCGGCGGGCGCCACGATCTGGAGCCAGGCGTCCATGTCGCGCATGGCGACCTTGCGGAGCACCGCGTTGGCGAACTTGGCCTGGCCCGGGCCGGAGACCGAACGGGCCAGCTCCACCGTCGTCCCCACGGCCGCGTGCGGCGGGATGCGGGTGGCGAGGACCTGGTGGGCGCCGAGGCGCAGGACGTCCAGGAGGGGCGCGTCAATCCGGCGCAGTTCGCGGTCGCTGCACAGCGCGAGCACCGCGTCGTAGGTTCCCCTGCCGCGCAAGGTCCCGTACGTCAGTTCAGTGGCGAGGGCGGCGTCGCGACCGGTCAGGCCGCGGTCGCGCAGGCGCGAGGGAAGCAGGAGGTTCGCGTAGGCGTCGCGGGTCTCCACCGCCCGGATCACGTCGAACGCGGTACGGCGGACGAGATCCTGAGGGCGGCCCGTCTTGCGGGGACCGCCCGGACGGGTGTTCGGGGCGCGTCGGCGGTTGCGGGCGGGAGGCATCAGTGCAGGGCGTCCTTGCCGGTGAGGTTGAGGCCGCGAGCCCAGTCGGCGGCGGCCATGGGGCGCTTGCCCTGCGGCTGCACCTCGCCCAGCGCGACGGGATGCGTGGCCGTGCCGACCAGCACCTCGCTCTTGCCCGCGCTGATCTCACCGGGCGCCAGCGCGGCGGCGCCGGAGGCCGGACGGACGGGGCCGAGCTTGACGCGCGCGTCGCGGAAGTTCGTCCACGCGCCCGGCGCCGGGGTGCAGGCGCGGATCAGGCGGTCGATGTGCAGGGCCGGGCTCTTCCAGTCGACGTGGCCGTCCTCGGGCGTCAGCTTCGCCGCGTGGGACACCCCATCGGTCGGCTGGGGCCGGGGCTCCAGGACGCCCGCCTCGATCCCGTTCATGGTGTCCAGCAGGAGGTCCGCGCCGGCGACGGCCAGCCGTCCCAGCAGCTCGCCTGCGGTGTCGTCCGGCCGGATCGGCTCGGTGAGCACGCCGTAGACCGGGCCGGTGTCCAGGCCCTCCTCGATCTGGAACGTGGCCGCGCCGGTCACGTCGTCGCCGTGCAGGATCGAGCGCTGCACGGGGGCGGCCCCGCGCCAGGCGGGCAGCAGCGAGAAGTGCAGGTTCACCCAGCCGTGGCGGGGGATGTCCAGGGCCTCGCGGGGCAGCAGCGCGCCGTAGGCGACCACCGGGCAGCAGTCCGGCGCGATCTCCCGGAGCCGGTCGAGGAACTCGGGGTCGCGGGCCTTCGCCGGCTTCAGCACCTCAACGCCGGCCTCGGCGGCGAGCGAGGCGACCGGGCTGGCGCTCAGATGCCTCCCCCGCCCCGAACGCCCGTCGGGGCGGGTCACGACCGCCACGACCTCGTGCGAGGACCCCAGAAGGGCCGTCAGGGCCGGGAGCGCCGTCTCGGGCGTCCCGGCGAAGACCAGCCGCATCTAGATCGCCTTCCCGAGGGTGCGGTGCGGCGACTCCTTCACGACGGGCGCCGGCTCGCCGAACCACTCGGCCTCCCGGATCGCCTTCATCGCGGCCTTGCGCTGCTCGGGGTCCATCCGGTCGATGAAGATGATCCCGTCGAGGTGGTCGGTCTCGTGCTGGACGCAGCGCGCCAGCAGGTGGGTGCCCTCCAGCGTGATCGGCTCCCCGTGCATGTTGAAGCCCTTCGCCACCACCCCGAGGGAGCGGGGCGTGGGGAACGCCAGGCCGGGCAGGGACAGGCAGCCCTCGTCGTCGGTCTCCTGCTCGTCCGACAGGTCGAGCGTCGGGTTGACCACGTGCCCGAGGCGGTCGTCGACGTAGTAGGTGAACACGCGCAGCCCGACGCCGAGCTGGGGGGCGGCCAGGCCCGCGCCGGGGGCGTCGATCATCGTGTCGGTGAGGTCCTTGACGAGCTGGCGCAGCTCCTTGTCGAAGTCCTTCACCGGCTCCGCGGGCGTGCGCAGCACGGGGTCGCCGAAGAGGCGGATGGGCTTGACGGCCAACGGGGACTCCGTTTCGTGCGAATGTCGCTGATCACTGCGGGCGGCGCCCGGTCACTGCGGGTGCCGCCGACTGCCTGCGGGTGCCGATGACAACCGGCGCGCGCCCCACAAGTCTACGGAGGCGCGGGCCCGGAACATTCACGCCATGTTCACACACCGCGGTGCGCGCTCTGACGCGCCGAACGCGCCTTGTAGGCGGCGGTACGGGCGGCCTTGGCGGTCGCCTTGTCGGGGTGGTGGGCCCCCAGCGCCTCCAGGACGTCGGCCACACCGGGATGATGGGTGCGCCACAGCTCGTCCACCATGGTCATCATCTCGGCCCCGGGCGGCGCGTCGATGAGCGCCGCCTCGACCGCCTCCTGCGGCTCGGCCGTCTCCAGCATCCCGGCGACCGTGTCGACGAAGACCCAGAGGTACTCCTCGCGGGCCAGTTCCCGCCCCGCCGGGTCGCCGGCGGCGTTCAGCCACATCGCGGCGTAGGGCGCCACGAGCGGGTGCTCCTGCGCGGCGCGGACCACCCCCGCGGCCTCGGGGCCGACGCGGTGCAGGACGGCGGCGGCGAG encodes:
- the fmt gene encoding methionyl-tRNA formyltransferase: MRLVFAGTPETALPALTALLGSSHEVVAVVTRPDGRSGRGRHLSASPVASLAAEAGVEVLKPAKARDPEFLDRLREIAPDCCPVVAYGALLPREALDIPRHGWVNLHFSLLPAWRGAAPVQRSILHGDDVTGAATFQIEEGLDTGPVYGVLTEPIRPDDTAGELLGRLAVAGADLLLDTMNGIEAGVLEPRPQPTDGVSHAAKLTPEDGHVDWKSPALHIDRLIRACTPAPGAWTNFRDARVKLGPVRPASGAAALAPGEISAGKSEVLVGTATHPVALGEVQPQGKRPMAAADWARGLNLTGKDALH
- the def gene encoding peptide deformylase, producing the protein MAVKPIRLFGDPVLRTPAEPVKDFDKELRQLVKDLTDTMIDAPGAGLAAPQLGVGLRVFTYYVDDRLGHVVNPTLDLSDEQETDDEGCLSLPGLAFPTPRSLGVVAKGFNMHGEPITLEGTHLLARCVQHETDHLDGIIFIDRMDPEQRKAAMKAIREAEWFGEPAPVVKESPHRTLGKAI